The sequence below is a genomic window from Streptomyces sp. NBC_00582.
CTCGACCTCGAGGACGACATCGAGGTGGTGGCCGAGGCCGCCGACGGCAAGGAGGGCCTGGAGCTCGCCAGGGAACACCTGCCCGACATCGCGCTCGTCGACATCCAGATGCCGGTCGTCGACGGCATCGAGGCGACCCGGCGCATCGCCGCGGACCCGGCTCTGACCGGGGTGCACGTCGTCATCCTGACCAACTACGGCATGGACGCGTACGTCTTCGACGCGCTGCGCGCCGGCGCCGCGGGATTCCTCGTCAAGGACATCGTCCCGGACGACTTCCTGCACGCCGTCCGCGTGGCCGCACGCGGCGACGCCCTGCTCGCACCCTCGATCACCCGCAAGCTGATCGACAGGTACGTGACCCAGCCGCTCGACACCGGTGCCGAGGCTGGGCTCGAAGAGCTGACCGGCCGCGAACGCGAGGCCGTCGCCCTCGTCGCGCGGGGCCTGTCCAACGACGAGATCGCCGGCCACATGGTGATCAGCCCGATGACCGTGAAAACGCACATCAACCGGGCGATGACCAAACTCCACGCCCGCGACCGAGCCCAACTCGTGGTCCTCGCCTACGAATCCGGCCTGGTCGTCCCGCGCAGCTCCTGACGCCCCGGGCCGGGAACTTCGCCGACCGTGCCCCGTCCGTGCCCTTCGAAGTGGCGAACAGCGGTTACCACAGGTGTCTGGGCGCTCGCAGCACTCGAGAGCCTTCCCCTATTCGGTCACAGCGCTAGCCCGCCGGGGCCTTCACGGGCAGGCCCGTCCAGCGGGCCGCGGTCTCCACCAGGGGGCGGAGTTGCTGGGCGGCGCGCGGCGAGTTGACGGCGACCGCGCCGCGGACCTGGTCGCCCACGCAGTAGACGGCGGTGAACTTCCGTTCGGCGGGGCTGCCTTCGACGATGTGGCATCGGTCGGCCCCGGCCACCTCCCCGAACACCTGGACCTTCAGGTCGTGCTGGTCGGTCCAGAAGTAGGGCAGCGGTGCCACGGGCCGGGCGCCGGTGCCGGCGAGCAGGTTGCGGGCGACCGCGACCGCCTGTTCGGTGGCCTGCGCGCGGTGTTCCCACCGTCTGCGCCGCCCCGTCCGGGGGTCGGGCCGGTTCGCGATGTCGCCCGCGGCCCACACACCGGGGCCGGCCGCGCCCAGGCCGTCGCAGACGACGCCGTCCTCGACACGGATTCCGCTGCCCGCCAGCCACTCGGTGTTGGGGAGCGAACCCGCCGCGACCAGCACCAGGTCCGCGGGCAGGCGGGTGCCGTCGGCCAACAGGACCCCGTCGGCCGCGCCGCCCGCGCCCAGCACCTCGGTCACCCTCCCGCGCCGGAAGCGCAGCCCGAGATCGCGGTGGACGGCCGCGACCAGTCCGGCCGCCTGGGGCCCGAGCAGGTCGAGCAGCGGTACGGGTTCGGTACCGACCAGGGTGACGTCGGCACCCAGTCCCCGGGCGGCGACGGCCGCCTCCGTGCCGAGCAGACCGGCCCCGGCCACCACCAGCCGCCGTCCTTCGCCGAGGGCCTCCCGCAGGGCGAGCGCGTCGTCGAGGGTGCGCAGGACGTGGACGCCGGTCAGTGCCTCGGCGCCGGGCAGGGTGCGGGGCCGTACGCCGGTCGCGACGACGACGGCGTCGGCGTGCAGACGGCTGCCGTCGGCGAGTTCGACCGTGCGCCCGGCCCGGTCGAGGCGGGTGACGGCGATGCCCAGGCGCAGGTCGATACGGGCACGGTCGTAGGCCTCGGGTGCGCGCAGGCGGACGCGGTCGGGCTCCCAGCGGCCGGAGAGGATCTGCTTGGACAGGGGCGGCCGGTCGTACGGCGGATGGGGTTCGGCGCCGACGACGGTGAGACGGCCCTCGTAGCCCTGTCGTCGGAGGGTCTCGGCGGTGGTGGCGCCCGCGGCGCCCGCGCCGACGACGACGATCTCGTCCAGGCCGGTCAACGGGTGCCCCCCGCGCTCTGCTTCATCGGCTCCCACCAGGCCCGGTTCTCCCGGTACCAGTCGACGGTCTCGGCCAGGCCGGTGGCGAAGTTCTTGCGCGGCCGGTAGCCCAGTTCGTCGCGGATCTTGGACCAGTCGACGCAGTAGCGGCGGTCGTGGCCCTTGCGGTCCCTGACGTACTCGACGCGTTCCGGTCCGGCGCCGCAGGCGTCGAGGAGGAGGTCGGTCAGGCGGCGGTTGGTCAGCTCGGTCCCGCCGCCGATGTTGTAGACCTCGCCGGGGCGACCGCCGGTGC
It includes:
- a CDS encoding response regulator; translation: MIRVLLVDDQPLIRSGFRALLDLEDDIEVVAEAADGKEGLELAREHLPDIALVDIQMPVVDGIEATRRIAADPALTGVHVVILTNYGMDAYVFDALRAGAAGFLVKDIVPDDFLHAVRVAARGDALLAPSITRKLIDRYVTQPLDTGAEAGLEELTGREREAVALVARGLSNDEIAGHMVISPMTVKTHINRAMTKLHARDRAQLVVLAYESGLVVPRSS
- a CDS encoding NAD(P)/FAD-dependent oxidoreductase; this encodes MTGLDEIVVVGAGAAGATTAETLRRQGYEGRLTVVGAEPHPPYDRPPLSKQILSGRWEPDRVRLRAPEAYDRARIDLRLGIAVTRLDRAGRTVELADGSRLHADAVVVATGVRPRTLPGAEALTGVHVLRTLDDALALREALGEGRRLVVAGAGLLGTEAAVAARGLGADVTLVGTEPVPLLDLLGPQAAGLVAAVHRDLGLRFRRGRVTEVLGAGGAADGVLLADGTRLPADLVLVAAGSLPNTEWLAGSGIRVEDGVVCDGLGAAGPGVWAAGDIANRPDPRTGRRRRWEHRAQATEQAVAVARNLLAGTGARPVAPLPYFWTDQHDLKVQVFGEVAGADRCHIVEGSPAERKFTAVYCVGDQVRGAVAVNSPRAAQQLRPLVETAARWTGLPVKAPAG